Within Mycobacterium botniense, the genomic segment GCGACTTGGTGTAGAGCGCAATCCGGTTCTTGGCCAACCCCTCGACCAGGTACATCTCCCACAGGGGCCGTGACTTGTCGAGCGGGCGTGCGGCCAGCTGGGCGATCATGTCGTGCAGTTGCTCGTCGCTGCCGGGTGACGGCAGCGCCGATCGGCGGACGTGGTAGGTGATATCGAAATCGCCGTCGTCGATCCACACCGGCCGCCCCAGGCCCAGCATCACTTCGCGGACTTTCTTCCGATATCTCGGTACCTGCGGCAGCCGCTGCTCGACGGTGGCCAGCAGCGTCTCGTAGCTCAACCCGGTACGCGGGCGGCGCAGGATCGCCAGCGATCCGACATACATCGGGGTGGCCGTGTTCTCCAATCGATAAAAGGACGCATCCGACGCCGACAGCCGGGTCACCATTGCGCCGCTGTCCTCCTTGCTGATTCGGCCTGCCGCGGCATCACTGCCGCCCACGCTAACCGCTACCGGGAGACGGCGGGGGTGACGGTAAACGCAAAAGCGTGATCTGTGCGATGATTACCGCCGTCTGCCACTCTCCAGCAGGCTCGCCCGTCCGACCGACCACTGGAGAGTACCCGTTGACCGACACGCCCAGTCCGCACCAGACATTCGCCGTGGCACCCGTCGTCGACTACGAGCCGGCGCCGCGGAATATCCGCCAATGCCAGCCTGTATCGCCCTGGACGCTGCGGCAGCGGACAGATGCGCCACGCCGGCATCCCAGCCGGCACCCGGCGGCCACCGAGCCGAACGCGATGCCCGCGCCGATGCGGCAGGCGGCAACATTCGCCGACGCCGCGCTGCGGCGAATCCTGGAAGTCATCGACCGGCGCCGGCCGGCGCATCAGCTGCGCCCCCTGCTGGCGGCCCATCTCGTCGAAGCCCTGCTCGCGGGCAACCCGGCAGAGCCCGCACACACCGCGGCCGCGGTGCTGCGCCGAGTGCGACTCCAGCCGGTCGGCCGCAACAACGCCCTCAGCGCCGCCGAGGTGTTCGGCACCTACCGCCGCGGGCATCGGATTCACGCCATCGCCGGTCGCGTCGAACACACGATCGCGGGCCGGCAACCCCGGTGGCAGGTCGTCGCTTTGCACATCGGATAAACCACGTGCTAGGGCAGGCTGGCCTCGGCGGCCCGGGCGGGGCTCCCGGTGACGCGAGCCACCAGCGGTCCGGCGATGGCCATCACGAACACGTACGACATCGCCAGCGCAGCGACCCCGGTGATCGATGAGCCGACCAGTCCAATGATGATCAGCGAGAACTCGCCCCTGGCGATCAGGATGGTGCCGGCACGTACCTGCCCCCGCCGCGCCACGCCGTCACGCCGGGCGGCGAAGATCCCGGTCGCCAGCTTTGTCGCCGCAGTGACAGCGGCCAGCGCGACAGCGACCGGCAACACCGGCACCAGCCGCTGCGGATCAACCGACAGGCCAATTCCCAGAAAGAAAACCGCGGCGAACAAATCACGCAACGGGCCCAGCACCCGACGGGCCCGGTCGGCCGTGTCGCCGGTCAGCGTCAGACCGACCAGAAACGCGCCGACAGCAGCCGAGGCGTGCACCGACTCGGCCACCGCCGCCACCATCAACGTGATTCCCAGTACCCGCAGCAGCAGCTGCTCGGAATCCGGGTGCGTCACCAGCCGCCCGACATGGTGGCCCCAGCGATAAGACGCCGAGACCGCAATCCACAGGGCGGTGACGGCGGCGGTCATGCTGCCCACCGCGTGCCACCAGCGACCACCGGACGCGACCACCGCGAAGAACGGCAAGTAGCCCGCCATCGCGAAATCCTCCAGCACCAGCAACGACAACACGGCCGGTGTCTCCCGGTTACCCAGCCGGCGCAGATCCTCCAGCAGCCGCGCGATCACACCCGAGGAGGAGACATAGGTGACACCGGCCAGCGCGAGGATGCCCACCGAGTCGAGTCCCACCAGCCAACCGGCCAGCGCGCCGGGCGTGGCGTTCAGGGCCACGTCGACCACCGCGGACGGCAGGTGGTGACGCAGGCTGCTGGCGAATTCGGTCGCGGAGAACTCCAGACCCAAGGTGAGCAAGAGCAGCACGATGCCGATGGGTGCGCCGGTGGTGATGAATTGGCCCGCAGCGGCCACCGGTACGATGCCGCCGTTGCCGAGGGCGAGACCGGCCAGCAGGTACACCGGGATCGGAGACAGCGCGAAACGGCGTGCACCAGCACCCAAAAGCGCGAGCGCGGTCAGGACGGCGCCGAGTTGCAACAACAGCGCCACCGAAATTTCCACCAGCTCAGCCCTTGTCGATAATGTGCTCGACCCCGGCGATGCCCTCTTCGGTGCCGATCACCACGAGGACATCTCCGGCGCGCAGCACCTCCGTCGGCGCCGGCGACGGAATCACGTTTTTGTCGCGCACAATCGCCACGATCGAGGCGCCGGTGCGGGTGCGCGCGCAGGTCTCGCCCAGCGGGCGGTCCACAAACCGGCTGCCCGGTTCGATGTCGACCTGGCCGACATCGAGTCCGGGAACTTCGCGGGTCAGCTCGGTGAACCGTTCGGCGATCCGCGGCGCGCCCAGGATCTGGGCGACGGCGTCAGCCTCGTCGTCAGTGAGGTAAAAGACCGGCCGAGCCTGGTCGGGGTCGTCGCGGGGATACAGGCAGACCTCGAAGTCGCCGCTGCGGCGGGCGACGATGCCGACCCGGTCACCGTTGCGGGTGGTGAACTCATACCGCACACCGATGCCCGGCAGCCGTACCTCCTTGACATCCATGCACCAATCCTTCACGACGGGCTGCGAGAGCGGCAATTCAGCGCATCCACAGACCGGTCCGGCGGGTGCCGGTCCGCCGAGAACCCGCTGCGCGCACCGAGGAACACCTCAGCGGAGCGGGCCAAAAGTTAGTGTCGCGAAACCGATTTCGATGGTTTCGCAGGTCTGCGCGACGCTAGCGCTTCTTCACCGGTTTCAGCGGCTTCGCCCCGCGGCCTTGACGGCGTGCAGCTTCACGTCGTTCGCGCCGGGTGGTTCCAGCCTGCGCCTCCCGCTGCGAACCATCCCCGCTGCGCTGGATTTGAGCTGAGCCGTCTTCGGACGGCCCGGTGTAGGTCAATGCACGGGTCTCGTCCTCAACTCCTCTGGCGCGCAACGTGCTTGGCGCGGTCTGGCTTGCACTGCCCGCAGCGCCCGCCACCCGCTGCTGCGCCGCAGCGGCTGACGCTGTCGCGAACTCGGCGAGGTCCTGCGGCTCGGCTTCCGGCGGCGGCTGCGGGGCGGGCACCGCTTCGACGGCAACGTTGAACAAGAAGCCGACCGACTCCTCTTTGAGGCCGTCGAGCATGGCCATGAACATGTCGTAGCCCTCACGCTGGTATTCCACCAGCGGATCACGCTGGGCCATGGCGCGCAGGCCGATGCCCTCCTTGAGATAATCCATCTCGTAGAGGTGCTCGCGCCACTTACGGTCGATGACGTTGAGCAGCACACTGCGTTCCAGCTGGCGCATCGCACCGTCGCCGGCGAGCGCCTCAATCTCGGCTTCCCTTGCGGCGTAGGCTCGTTCGGCGTCTTTCAGCAACGCGTCGAGCAGTTCGTCGCGGGTCAGCTCACCGGGTTCGCCGACGGCGTCGGAGTCAATCAGATCCTTATGGTCGATGCCCACCGGATACAGCGTCTTGAGCGCATCCCAGAGCTTTTCCAGGTCCCAGTCCTCGGCGTAGCCTTCCGCGGTCGCCCCGTCGACATAGGCGGTGATCACGTCGCGGACCATCGACAGCGCCTGCTCCTTGAGGTTCTCACCCTCCAGGATGCGGCGGCGCTCCGCATAGATGACCTTGCGCTGCTGGTTCATCACCTCGTCGTATTTGAGGACGTTTTTGCGGATCTCGAAGTTCTGCTGCTCGACTTGGGTCTGGGCGCTCTTGATCGCGCGGGTGACCATCTTGGCCTCGATCGGCACGTCATCGGGCAGGTTCAGCCGGTTGAGCAGTGCTTCCAGCGCGGCGCCGTTGAACCGGCGCATCAGTTCGTCCCCCAGCGACAGGTAGAACCGCGACTCGCCGGGGTCGCCCTGGCGACCGGAACGCCCGCGCAGCTGGTTGTCGATCCGGCGCGCCTCGTGGCGTTCGGTGCCCAGCACGTACAGCCCGCCGGCCTCGATCACCTCCTTGGCTTCCGCGGCGGCCTCGGCCTTGACCAGGGGGAGCTCCTCATGCCAGGCCCGCTCGTATTCCTCGGGGGTTTCCAGGGGATCGAGTCCCCGCTCGCGCAGCCGTTTGTCGGTGAGAAAGTCGACGTTACCGCCCAGCACGATGTCGGTGCCGCGACCGGCCATGTTGGTGGCGACGGTGACCGCCCCGCGCCGGCCCGCCTCGGCGATGATCCCCGCCTCCTGTTCGTGATATTTGGCGTTGAGCACGTTATGCGGGATGCGCCGCTTGGTCAGCAGCCGCGACAAATACTCGGATTTTTCGACGCTGGTGGTGCCGATGAGCACCGGCTGGCCCTTTTGGTAGCGTTCGGCAACATCGTCGACGACCGCGAGGTATTTGGCTTCCTCGGTCTTATAAACCAGATCGGACTTGTCCTCCCGGATCATCGGCTTGTTGGTGGGGATGGTCACCACCCCGAGTTTGTAGATCTCGTGCAGCTCGGCGGCTTCGGTCTGCGCGGTGCCGGTCATGCCGGCCAGCTTCTCGTAGAGCCGGAAATAGTTCTGCAAGGTGATGGTGGCCAGCGTCTGGTTTTCGGCCTTGATCTCCACCTGCTCTTTGGCCTCGATGGCCTGGTGCATACCCTCGTTGTAGCGCCGCCCGTAGAGCACCCGGCCGGTGAACTCGTCGACAATGAGCACCTCACCGTTGCGGACGATGTAGTCCTTGTCGCGGTGGAACAGCTCCTTGGCCTTCAGCGCATTGTTGAGGTAGCTGACCAGCGGCGAGTTGGCGGCCTCGTACAGGTTGTCGATGCCCAGCTGGTCTTCGACGAACTCCACCCCGGCCTCGTGCACACCGACCGTGCGCTTGCGTAAGTCGACCTCGTAGTGGACGTCTTTTTCCATCAGCGGCGCGATCCGCGCGAACTCGGCGTACCAGTTGGTGCCGCCGTCGGCGGGGCCGGAGATGATCAGCGGGGTGCGCGCCTCGTCGATCAGGATCGAGTCGACCTCGTCGACGATGGCGTAGGCATGGCCGCGCTGGACGCATTCCTCCAGCGAATGCGCCATGTTGTCACGCAGGTAGTCGAACCCGAACTCGTTGTTGGTGCCGTAGGTGATGTCGGCGGCATAGGCTGCGCGGC encodes:
- a CDS encoding Rv3235 family protein; its protein translation is MTDTPSPHQTFAVAPVVDYEPAPRNIRQCQPVSPWTLRQRTDAPRRHPSRHPAATEPNAMPAPMRQAATFADAALRRILEVIDRRRPAHQLRPLLAAHLVEALLAGNPAEPAHTAAAVLRRVRLQPVGRNNALSAAEVFGTYRRGHRIHAIAGRVEHTIAGRQPRWQVVALHIG
- a CDS encoding cation:proton antiporter, whose amino-acid sequence is MEISVALLLQLGAVLTALALLGAGARRFALSPIPVYLLAGLALGNGGIVPVAAAGQFITTGAPIGIVLLLLTLGLEFSATEFASSLRHHLPSAVVDVALNATPGALAGWLVGLDSVGILALAGVTYVSSSGVIARLLEDLRRLGNRETPAVLSLLVLEDFAMAGYLPFFAVVASGGRWWHAVGSMTAAVTALWIAVSASYRWGHHVGRLVTHPDSEQLLLRVLGITLMVAAVAESVHASAAVGAFLVGLTLTGDTADRARRVLGPLRDLFAAVFFLGIGLSVDPQRLVPVLPVAVALAAVTAATKLATGIFAARRDGVARRGQVRAGTILIARGEFSLIIIGLVGSSITGVAALAMSYVFVMAIAGPLVARVTGSPARAAEASLP
- a CDS encoding cation:proton antiporter regulatory subunit, whose protein sequence is MDVKEVRLPGIGVRYEFTTRNGDRVGIVARRSGDFEVCLYPRDDPDQARPVFYLTDDEADAVAQILGAPRIAERFTELTREVPGLDVGQVDIEPGSRFVDRPLGETCARTRTGASIVAIVRDKNVIPSPAPTEVLRAGDVLVVIGTEEGIAGVEHIIDKG
- the secA gene encoding preprotein translocase subunit SecA, whose translation is MLSKLLRLGEGRMVKRLAKVADYVDTLADDVAQLTDAELRAKTDEFRKRHADGESLDDLLPEAFAVAREAAWRVLDQRPFHVQVMGAAALHFGNVAEMKTGEGKTLTSVLPAYLNALGGRGVHIVTVNDYLAKRDSEWMGRVHRFLGLDVGVILAGMGPDERRAAYAADITYGTNNEFGFDYLRDNMAHSLEECVQRGHAYAIVDEVDSILIDEARTPLIISGPADGGTNWYAEFARIAPLMEKDVHYEVDLRKRTVGVHEAGVEFVEDQLGIDNLYEAANSPLVSYLNNALKAKELFHRDKDYIVRNGEVLIVDEFTGRVLYGRRYNEGMHQAIEAKEQVEIKAENQTLATITLQNYFRLYEKLAGMTGTAQTEAAELHEIYKLGVVTIPTNKPMIREDKSDLVYKTEEAKYLAVVDDVAERYQKGQPVLIGTTSVEKSEYLSRLLTKRRIPHNVLNAKYHEQEAGIIAEAGRRGAVTVATNMAGRGTDIVLGGNVDFLTDKRLRERGLDPLETPEEYERAWHEELPLVKAEAAAEAKEVIEAGGLYVLGTERHEARRIDNQLRGRSGRQGDPGESRFYLSLGDELMRRFNGAALEALLNRLNLPDDVPIEAKMVTRAIKSAQTQVEQQNFEIRKNVLKYDEVMNQQRKVIYAERRRILEGENLKEQALSMVRDVITAYVDGATAEGYAEDWDLEKLWDALKTLYPVGIDHKDLIDSDAVGEPGELTRDELLDALLKDAERAYAAREAEIEALAGDGAMRQLERSVLLNVIDRKWREHLYEMDYLKEGIGLRAMAQRDPLVEYQREGYDMFMAMLDGLKEESVGFLFNVAVEAVPAPQPPPEAEPQDLAEFATASAAAAQQRVAGAAGSASQTAPSTLRARGVEDETRALTYTGPSEDGSAQIQRSGDGSQREAQAGTTRRERREAARRQGRGAKPLKPVKKR